The following are from one region of the Natronosporangium hydrolyticum genome:
- the rbsD gene encoding D-ribose pyranase has product MLCDHPLLHPQLLRALAAAGHTDLVVIADAGLPLPSGVEVIDLSLVPGVPSFAEVLRAVLASLVVEELVVAEETTGEPADTVLAEHCAGLPRQTVPHAELKRLCHSAHLIIRTGECTRYANAALVAGVAF; this is encoded by the coding sequence ATGCTATGCGACCACCCGCTCCTCCATCCGCAGCTGCTACGCGCGCTCGCCGCCGCCGGCCACACCGACCTGGTGGTGATCGCCGACGCCGGGTTGCCGCTACCGTCCGGAGTGGAGGTCATCGACCTGAGCCTGGTGCCCGGCGTCCCTTCCTTCGCCGAAGTGCTCCGCGCGGTGCTGGCGAGCCTGGTGGTGGAGGAGCTGGTGGTGGCGGAGGAGACCACCGGCGAACCCGCCGACACCGTGCTCGCCGAACACTGCGCCGGACTGCCCCGCCAGACCGTGCCGCACGCCGAACTCAAACGACTGTGCCACTCCGCTCACCTGATTATCCGTACCGGTGAGTGCACCCGCTACGCCAACGCCGCGCTGGTCGCGGGGGTGGCGTTCTAA
- a CDS encoding ribokinase encodes MTDPRPPRIVVFGSLNADLSVQLPELPQAGQTVLGSGLFRSPGGKGANQAVAAAHATQRRGLPAAVRMVGRVGADDEGQLLRESLAAAGVDDSGVQIDREAPTGVALILVDDAGDNMIAVAPGANLTVGEADVAGAVAGLRPGDVVVCQLEVPVPAIRQLVRSARAVGARTVCNAAPAAALDPELLASLTVLVVNETEARHSLGLSVTTPPQAAQAAASAGCAVVVTLGSRGAVYATPDGDAGACPAPSVEAVDTVGAGDAFVGAFAVALTAGDGVAEAVTAGVAAGATAVTQLGARYYPHPPDPKSGDER; translated from the coding sequence ATGACTGACCCCCGGCCGCCCCGGATCGTGGTCTTCGGCAGCCTCAACGCTGATCTCTCGGTGCAGTTGCCGGAGTTGCCGCAGGCTGGGCAGACGGTGCTCGGCTCCGGGCTCTTCCGCAGCCCCGGCGGCAAGGGGGCGAACCAGGCGGTCGCCGCCGCCCACGCCACCCAGCGCCGCGGCCTGCCGGCAGCGGTACGGATGGTGGGCCGGGTCGGCGCCGATGACGAAGGGCAGCTACTCCGCGAGAGCCTGGCCGCGGCGGGAGTGGACGACAGCGGCGTCCAGATCGACCGCGAGGCGCCCACCGGCGTCGCGCTGATCCTGGTCGACGACGCCGGGGACAACATGATCGCGGTAGCGCCGGGGGCGAACCTGACCGTCGGAGAGGCCGACGTGGCGGGCGCCGTCGCCGGGTTGCGGCCAGGCGATGTCGTCGTCTGCCAGCTGGAGGTGCCGGTGCCGGCGATCCGGCAACTGGTCCGGTCGGCCCGAGCGGTCGGGGCGCGCACCGTCTGCAACGCCGCGCCCGCCGCCGCCCTCGACCCGGAGTTGCTCGCCAGCCTGACGGTGCTCGTCGTCAACGAGACCGAGGCGCGGCACAGCCTCGGGCTGTCAGTGACCACCCCGCCGCAGGCCGCGCAGGCCGCCGCGAGCGCCGGCTGCGCCGTGGTCGTCACCCTGGGATCGCGGGGTGCGGTCTACGCCACCCCCGACGGCGACGCCGGCGCCTGCCCGGCGCCATCGGTCGAGGCGGTCGACACGGTCGGCGCCGGCGACGCGTTCGTGGGCGCCTTCGCGGTGGCCCTCACCGCCGGCGACGGGGTGGCCGAGGCGGTCACGGCCGGGGTCGCCGCTGGCGCCACCGCGGTCACCCAGCTCGGCGCCCGCTACTACCCGCACCCACCCGACCCAAAGTCCGGAGACGAACGCTGA
- a CDS encoding LacI family DNA-binding transcriptional regulator, with protein MVTVYDVANRAGVSIATVSRALNDRSRISAETRRRVIEIAHELGYEPNDVARSLVGKSTQTIALLLPDITNPYFPELVKGVQTITDQRGHLLLLCHNADDEEKALQDLVTLRRKQVDGVILVAGALSGERFAEAAAGLPVVVMDREIALPHTALVAVDHRDGARKATEYLLSLGHRRIAHVTGPPQLSVTAARRAGWEDALRAAGFPPDERLIVPGNFLEDGGWTAGRELLAREIDFSAVFTANDLTAIGLLAMFTEHGIPVPQQVSVVGFDGIHLAAYTSPTLTTVAQPIFALGQRAADLLLDQLEAAEAETAEPPSPTVHLLDTTLVVRDSTARPGSAEVAHD; from the coding sequence ATGGTGACGGTGTACGACGTCGCGAACCGCGCGGGAGTCTCGATCGCTACCGTCTCCCGAGCGCTGAACGACCGCTCCCGGATCTCCGCCGAGACCCGCCGCCGGGTCATCGAGATCGCCCATGAGCTTGGCTACGAGCCGAACGACGTGGCACGCAGCCTGGTCGGCAAATCCACCCAGACGATCGCGCTGCTGCTGCCGGACATCACCAACCCGTACTTCCCGGAGCTGGTCAAAGGGGTGCAGACCATTACCGACCAGCGCGGACACCTGCTGTTGCTGTGCCACAACGCCGACGACGAGGAGAAAGCCCTACAGGACCTGGTGACGCTGCGCCGCAAACAGGTCGACGGCGTGATCCTGGTGGCCGGCGCGCTCAGCGGCGAACGCTTCGCCGAGGCGGCCGCTGGCCTGCCGGTGGTGGTGATGGACCGGGAGATCGCGCTGCCGCACACCGCGCTGGTCGCGGTGGACCATCGCGACGGTGCCCGCAAGGCAACCGAGTACCTGCTCTCGCTCGGCCACCGCCGGATCGCCCACGTCACCGGTCCACCGCAGTTGTCGGTGACCGCCGCCCGGCGGGCCGGCTGGGAGGACGCGCTGCGGGCCGCCGGATTCCCGCCGGACGAGCGCTTGATCGTCCCGGGCAACTTCCTAGAGGACGGCGGCTGGACCGCCGGCCGGGAGCTACTAGCTAGGGAAATCGACTTCTCCGCCGTCTTCACCGCGAACGACCTGACCGCGATCGGGTTGCTGGCGATGTTCACCGAGCACGGGATCCCGGTGCCGCAGCAGGTCAGCGTGGTCGGCTTCGACGGCATCCATCTCGCCGCCTACACCTCCCCCACGCTGACCACGGTGGCGCAGCCAATCTTCGCGCTCGGACAGCGCGCCGCCGACCTACTGCTGGACCAGCTTGAGGCGGCCGAGGCCGAGACCGCCGAACCGCCATCGCCGACGGTTCACCTGCTCGACACCACGTTGGTCGTCCGGGACAGCACCGCCCGGCCCGGCTCCGCGGAGGTGGCTCATGACTGA
- a CDS encoding MmcQ/YjbR family DNA-binding protein: MPHPIMFDEADPLLAQVRALALAFPDAREKISHGHPAFFTTKVFAYYGGSVKVDGGYRQHERSVLVLVDPDERAALLGDDRCYVPAYLGPSGWLGIDLADNSDWGEINELLDASYRRTAGPRRVAALDAQAAGG, encoded by the coding sequence ATGCCGCACCCGATCATGTTCGACGAGGCAGACCCGCTCCTGGCCCAGGTGCGCGCGCTCGCGTTGGCGTTCCCCGACGCCCGCGAGAAGATCTCACATGGGCATCCCGCCTTCTTCACCACCAAGGTCTTCGCCTACTACGGCGGTTCGGTGAAGGTCGACGGCGGCTACCGGCAACACGAACGCTCGGTGCTCGTCCTGGTCGATCCCGATGAGCGGGCGGCGCTGCTGGGTGACGATCGCTGTTATGTGCCGGCCTACCTGGGCCCGTCCGGGTGGCTCGGGATAGACCTGGCTGACAACTCCGACTGGGGCGAGATCAACGAGCTGCTCGACGCCAGCTACCGACGGACGGCCGGGCCGCGCCGAGTCGCCGCGCTCGACGCCCAGGCGGCTGGCGGATAG
- a CDS encoding thioesterase II family protein, translating to MVNRSLPAPPSWFDGLDPPGQPGPRLFCLPHAGGGGRFFQPWRRALAPKIAVRPVVPPGREGRFREPPYERMAPLVAGIVEALRPELDRPFALFGHSLGAAVAYETALRLRQLSMPEPICLFVSGRRAPALPNPPPYLHLLDDQQFAQEMVRLAGTPPTILERPRVMQFLVPTMRADYTIHELYQPTPAKPLDYPVFGYAGAEDPIAPPAEVDAWHEVTTGQFTTRVFPGGHFYLKEHPDQVLANVQQDLADALP from the coding sequence GTGGTTAATCGGTCGCTGCCTGCCCCACCGTCCTGGTTCGATGGCCTCGATCCACCCGGACAGCCGGGACCGCGACTCTTCTGCCTGCCGCACGCGGGTGGCGGCGGCCGGTTCTTCCAGCCGTGGCGCCGCGCCTTGGCCCCAAAGATCGCGGTCCGCCCGGTCGTTCCGCCCGGCCGAGAGGGCCGCTTCCGAGAGCCTCCGTACGAACGCATGGCGCCGCTGGTAGCCGGCATCGTCGAGGCGCTGAGGCCAGAGCTCGATCGACCCTTCGCCTTGTTCGGCCACAGCCTCGGCGCCGCCGTCGCCTACGAGACCGCGCTCCGGCTGCGTCAGCTCAGCATGCCGGAGCCGATCTGCCTGTTCGTCTCCGGCCGGCGGGCACCTGCGCTACCAAACCCTCCCCCATATCTGCATCTCCTCGACGACCAACAGTTCGCCCAGGAGATGGTCCGGCTAGCGGGCACGCCGCCGACCATCCTCGAACGGCCTAGGGTCATGCAGTTCCTGGTGCCAACCATGCGGGCCGACTACACGATCCACGAGCTATACCAGCCCACACCCGCCAAGCCGCTGGACTATCCGGTCTTCGGCTACGCCGGAGCCGAAGACCCGATCGCCCCGCCGGCCGAGGTCGACGCCTGGCACGAGGTCACGACCGGCCAGTTCACCACCCGGGTCTTCCCAGGTGGTCACTTCTACCTAAAGGAACACCCCGACCAGGTGTTGGCCAACGTGCAGCAAGATCTAGCGGACGCCTTACCCTGA
- a CDS encoding alpha/beta fold hydrolase, with translation MSQPVLRREASSSHQVVPTDDGAKLAVTVHRPNGYASGATVLLSHGWAAGRAGWRPVTRRLLDLGHTVVAYDQRGHGESSLGSEPIAIPRLGNDLASILAQADADGVILVGHSGGGFAALSYAIGHAADARRRLRGLALLATAAHDQDTKPAEVRMMGSGLFSSALSLPALGRRMLRQTMGTWVNPAALETHRRLFAATPGPVRAACFSSTRGMDQRPGLRTITCPTVVLAGDSDTVIAPKLGQAVADAIPQSRYELLPGAGHMLPLERPGRIAAVIDDLVHSG, from the coding sequence GTGAGCCAGCCGGTCCTGCGCCGGGAAGCCAGCAGCTCGCACCAGGTCGTGCCCACCGACGATGGCGCCAAGCTCGCGGTGACCGTACACCGGCCCAACGGCTACGCCTCCGGCGCTACCGTCCTACTCAGCCATGGCTGGGCCGCCGGCCGGGCAGGCTGGCGACCGGTGACGCGGCGACTGCTCGACCTGGGGCATACGGTCGTCGCCTACGACCAGCGTGGCCACGGCGAATCCAGTTTAGGCAGCGAGCCGATCGCCATCCCGCGCCTCGGCAACGACCTGGCGAGCATCCTCGCCCAGGCCGACGCCGACGGCGTCATCCTGGTCGGCCACTCCGGCGGCGGTTTCGCCGCGCTGTCGTACGCCATCGGCCACGCAGCGGACGCCCGGCGGCGGCTACGCGGCCTGGCGCTGCTCGCCACCGCGGCGCACGACCAGGACACCAAACCCGCCGAGGTGCGGATGATGGGTAGTGGCCTGTTCAGTTCGGCGCTGTCGCTGCCGGCGCTCGGCCGGCGGATGCTCCGGCAGACGATGGGCACGTGGGTCAACCCGGCCGCGTTGGAGACCCACCGGCGGCTCTTCGCGGCCACCCCCGGGCCGGTGCGCGCCGCCTGCTTCAGCAGCACCCGCGGCATGGATCAGCGCCCCGGGCTGCGCACCATCACGTGCCCGACGGTGGTGCTCGCGGGCGACTCCGACACAGTCATCGCCCCGAAACTCGGCCAAGCGGTAGCCGACGCGATTCCGCAGTCACGGTACGAGCTACTGCCGGGGGCCGGTCACATGCTGCCGCTCGAGCGCCCCGGCCGGATCGCCGCGGTCATCGACGACCTGGTCCATAGTGGTTAA
- a CDS encoding SRPBCC family protein — protein sequence MRRYDLVDEARIPAPPNVVWESLIAELRGAGRWWVPHNTFRAGPVGPEQIGGETEVTVHPKGVDKGGPKLRFTARTKAVEPGRRLSADYISGAFRGRCEFLLHPIDGTGHTLIGMRFEADPQGMLKLLSKLTDIGAQHSAATQHAFASLAAQLADDTADSRPKQEILQ from the coding sequence ATGCGCAGATACGACCTCGTCGACGAGGCCAGAATCCCGGCGCCACCGAACGTGGTCTGGGAGTCGTTGATCGCCGAACTTCGTGGCGCCGGCCGATGGTGGGTTCCCCACAACACTTTCCGCGCCGGGCCGGTCGGACCGGAACAGATCGGCGGCGAGACCGAAGTCACGGTACACCCCAAGGGCGTCGACAAAGGTGGACCGAAGCTGCGGTTCACCGCCCGCACCAAGGCGGTCGAGCCGGGCCGGCGGCTATCCGCCGACTACATCTCCGGAGCCTTCCGTGGCCGCTGCGAGTTCCTCCTCCACCCCATCGACGGCACCGGACACACCCTGATCGGGATGCGCTTCGAGGCGGACCCGCAGGGCATGCTCAAGCTGCTGTCGAAGCTCACCGACATCGGCGCCCAGCACTCCGCCGCCACCCAGCACGCATTCGCCAGCCTCGCGGCCCAGCTGGCCGACGACACCGCCGACAGCCGACCGAAACAGGAGATCCTCCAGTGA
- a CDS encoding FAD-binding protein, producing MSNHVNRRTLFKGAAAGALAVGFSQAAGGWLTAAAAAGRTDVAWAPPFDGHLETAPEVLESFSHDFGRLTTPGTPRAVLRPGSVDDIVKAVRFTRQNRLTIAMNGQSGTGTDLESHSNYGQAAVPDGISIDARELNQIHQIDADSAVVDAGVTWAELAQATLAHGKTPPALPDYLHLTVGGTISVGGIGGTVHQHGLLCDTVDEIEIVTGTGRLLTASLSRNPALFLAALGGGGQVGLIVRARVKLVPAKPNIIVFNLFYNDLAAYCADAEKLAHEGRFDHQSGEIVRTLDDTSWRYKVEAGVYFDGDPPDQEHLLRGLNDEQAEREVAQMPYAQWIFRIDPYEDFLKDNGFWEQPKPWFSMVLPATRTQQYISAVVDELVPEDLGAGFAGFYPFPVSKLTRPMFAKPIQRTAYLFDLLRFPVPGDPGIDRMMDQNRRLYDLGVSLGGKRYLVGAIPDMTTSDWRRHFGLLWPGFRAAKFVYDPANILTPGQGFFS from the coding sequence ATGAGCAACCATGTCAACCGGCGTACCTTGTTCAAGGGCGCCGCCGCCGGAGCCCTGGCAGTCGGGTTCAGCCAAGCTGCGGGCGGCTGGCTCACCGCGGCGGCCGCCGCGGGCCGCACCGACGTGGCCTGGGCGCCACCCTTCGACGGGCATCTGGAGACCGCCCCCGAGGTGTTGGAGAGCTTCAGCCACGACTTCGGGCGATTGACCACCCCCGGAACCCCGCGGGCGGTGCTCAGGCCAGGCTCGGTGGACGACATCGTCAAGGCGGTCAGGTTCACCCGCCAGAACCGGCTGACCATCGCGATGAACGGGCAGAGCGGCACCGGCACCGATCTGGAATCCCACTCCAACTACGGCCAGGCGGCGGTGCCCGACGGGATCTCCATCGACGCCCGCGAACTCAACCAGATCCACCAGATCGACGCCGACTCGGCGGTGGTGGACGCCGGCGTAACCTGGGCCGAGCTGGCACAGGCGACGCTGGCGCACGGCAAGACGCCGCCCGCGCTCCCCGACTACCTGCACCTCACCGTCGGCGGCACGATCAGCGTCGGCGGCATCGGCGGCACCGTGCACCAGCACGGCCTGCTCTGCGACACCGTCGACGAGATCGAGATCGTCACGGGCACCGGCAGACTGCTCACCGCCAGCCTCTCCCGCAACCCTGCGCTGTTCCTCGCCGCGCTCGGCGGTGGCGGCCAGGTCGGGCTGATCGTGCGGGCCCGGGTCAAGCTGGTCCCGGCGAAACCCAACATCATCGTGTTCAACCTCTTCTACAACGACCTCGCCGCCTACTGCGCCGACGCGGAGAAGCTGGCCCACGAAGGCCGCTTCGACCACCAGTCCGGGGAGATCGTCCGGACCCTCGACGACACCTCCTGGCGGTACAAGGTGGAGGCCGGGGTCTACTTCGACGGCGACCCGCCGGACCAGGAGCACCTGCTCCGCGGGCTCAACGATGAGCAGGCCGAGCGTGAAGTCGCGCAGATGCCGTACGCGCAGTGGATTTTCCGGATCGACCCGTACGAAGACTTCCTCAAGGACAACGGCTTCTGGGAGCAGCCGAAGCCCTGGTTCAGCATGGTGCTGCCCGCCACCCGTACCCAGCAGTACATCTCCGCGGTGGTGGACGAACTCGTCCCCGAGGACCTGGGCGCGGGGTTCGCCGGGTTCTACCCCTTCCCGGTGTCGAAGCTGACCCGGCCGATGTTCGCCAAGCCGATCCAACGCACGGCGTACCTGTTCGACCTGCTGCGGTTCCCGGTGCCCGGCGACCCGGGCATCGACCGGATGATGGACCAGAACCGTCGCCTCTACGACCTTGGGGTGTCGCTCGGCGGAAAGCGTTACCTAGTCGGGGCGATCCCGGACATGACCACCAGCGACTGGCGCCGCCACTTCGGCCTGTTGTGGCCCGGTTTCCGCGCGGCCAAGTTCGTCTACGACCCCGCCAACATCCTCACCCCCGGCCAGGGCTTCTTCTCCTGA
- a CDS encoding flavin-containing monooxygenase, translating into MSTTLAERSGADAARPPRHLKVAIIGSGFSGLGMAIRLLQTGMDDFLVFERADEVGGTWRDNSYPGCACDVMSLLYSFSFAQNPRWSSTFGKRDELFEYLRNCADEYGVRPYLRLGHELLAARWDEVDRRWLLSTSAGEYTAQVLVTGTGYLSDPVQPRIDGMAAFNGPAFHSANWDHQVDLAGKRVAVVGTGASAIQFVPAIQPKVEHLDVYQRTAPWVGPKADKEITARERWLRRNLPGYQNFRRNFNKNGREILAFLLGNPKRAKKTIQQMAHKHLTKSVADPQLREKLTPDYTVGCKRLLFSNDWYPAVSSPNVEVVTTGIAHATPNSIVTTDGVTRPADVVIFGTGFHATSRPIAERLTGRGGITLAEAWGDRMSAYRGTTVHGFPNLFMLLGPNTTLGHSSQTVMIEAQIAYILDALRQLDRRGLTSVEVREQAQDEYNQRLDQRLASTVWHASNCRSWYLDDNGRNPSIWPTYTFRFRRQTQRFDLAAYQLATSAAAGYPAHQSA; encoded by the coding sequence ATGTCGACGACGCTTGCCGAACGATCCGGCGCTGACGCTGCCCGCCCTCCCCGCCACCTCAAGGTGGCGATCATCGGATCCGGTTTCTCCGGGCTGGGAATGGCCATCCGACTCCTGCAGACCGGGATGGACGACTTTCTGGTATTCGAACGTGCCGACGAGGTCGGCGGCACCTGGCGGGACAACTCGTACCCGGGGTGCGCCTGCGACGTGATGTCCCTGCTCTACTCCTTCTCGTTCGCCCAGAACCCCCGCTGGAGCTCAACCTTCGGGAAGCGGGATGAACTCTTCGAATACCTTCGGAACTGCGCCGACGAGTACGGCGTCCGGCCGTACCTCCGGTTGGGTCACGAGCTGCTTGCGGCGCGCTGGGATGAGGTCGACCGCCGGTGGCTGCTGTCCACCAGCGCTGGTGAGTACACCGCCCAGGTCCTGGTGACCGGGACCGGCTACCTCAGCGACCCGGTGCAGCCCCGGATCGACGGCATGGCCGCCTTCAACGGCCCCGCCTTCCACTCGGCCAACTGGGACCACCAGGTCGACCTGGCCGGCAAGCGAGTCGCGGTAGTCGGCACCGGCGCCTCGGCGATCCAGTTCGTCCCGGCGATCCAGCCGAAGGTCGAGCACCTCGACGTCTACCAGCGGACCGCCCCGTGGGTAGGCCCGAAAGCCGACAAGGAGATCACCGCCCGGGAACGGTGGCTGCGCCGCAATCTTCCCGGCTACCAGAACTTCCGGCGCAACTTCAACAAGAACGGCCGGGAGATCCTCGCTTTCCTCCTCGGCAACCCGAAGCGCGCCAAGAAGACCATCCAACAGATGGCGCACAAACACCTGACGAAGAGCGTCGCGGATCCGCAACTCCGGGAGAAACTGACCCCCGACTACACCGTCGGCTGCAAACGGCTGCTCTTCTCCAACGACTGGTACCCCGCGGTCAGCTCACCGAATGTGGAGGTGGTCACCACCGGCATCGCCCACGCAACTCCAAACTCGATCGTCACCACCGACGGCGTAACGCGCCCCGCCGACGTGGTCATCTTCGGCACCGGATTCCACGCCACCTCCCGACCGATCGCCGAACGGCTCACCGGGCGTGGTGGCATCACCCTGGCCGAAGCCTGGGGGGACCGGATGAGCGCCTACCGGGGCACCACCGTGCACGGCTTCCCCAACCTGTTCATGCTGCTGGGCCCGAACACCACCCTCGGCCACTCGTCGCAGACCGTGATGATCGAAGCCCAGATCGCCTACATCCTCGACGCCCTTCGCCAGCTCGACCGGCGGGGCCTCACCAGCGTCGAGGTTCGCGAGCAGGCACAGGATGAGTACAACCAGCGGCTCGACCAGCGACTGGCGTCGACCGTGTGGCACGCCAGCAACTGCCGCAGTTGGTACCTCGACGACAACGGCCGGAACCCTTCGATCTGGCCGACCTACACCTTCCGTTTCCGTCGGCAGACCCAACGCTTCGACCTTGCCGCCTACCAACTCGCCACCTCTGCGGCGGCCGGGTACCCCGCCCACCAGTCCGCCTGA
- a CDS encoding class I SAM-dependent methyltransferase codes for MTIATMPAAHPELDAIRHHYEVGNSFYRLLLGPTMMYSGGYWAADEDLHAAHDEAQLRKIDTFIDLAGAGDARRVLDIGSGWGTMLDRVTRIHGAEQAVGVTLSRTQKEWVDALANPRVAIRVESWEDHRADDPYDAAFCVNALEHFVSASLPAKDRTRRFGTFFEKVHSLLRPGAGFVLHTMTAERQPLNRELLQDLKFLQREEFKDCHIPHLHELTAGVEGLFEVVEIRNERESFSQACRVWLTQLAENRAAAVALEGEEVVARFERYLDIFAYTLEDGYFNNFRIVLTRR; via the coding sequence ATGACCATCGCCACCATGCCGGCGGCGCATCCAGAGCTTGATGCGATCCGACATCACTACGAGGTCGGCAACTCCTTCTACCGGCTGCTGCTCGGCCCGACGATGATGTACTCCGGCGGCTACTGGGCCGCGGACGAGGACCTGCACGCAGCCCACGACGAGGCTCAGCTTCGCAAGATCGACACATTCATTGATCTTGCCGGCGCCGGAGACGCCCGCCGGGTGCTGGACATCGGATCTGGCTGGGGCACGATGCTGGACCGGGTCACCCGGATCCACGGCGCAGAACAGGCCGTCGGGGTCACCCTCAGCCGCACCCAGAAGGAATGGGTAGATGCCCTAGCCAACCCGCGGGTGGCGATCCGGGTGGAGAGCTGGGAGGACCACCGGGCCGACGACCCGTACGACGCGGCGTTCTGCGTCAACGCCCTTGAGCATTTCGTCTCGGCGAGCCTGCCGGCCAAAGACCGCACCCGCCGGTTCGGGACCTTCTTCGAAAAGGTGCACTCACTGCTGCGCCCCGGCGCCGGCTTCGTCCTGCACACCATGACCGCCGAACGCCAGCCGCTCAACCGGGAACTACTGCAAGATCTGAAATTCCTGCAGCGGGAAGAGTTCAAGGACTGCCACATCCCGCACCTGCACGAACTCACCGCCGGGGTCGAGGGCCTGTTCGAAGTGGTGGAGATCCGCAACGAGCGGGAATCGTTCAGCCAAGCCTGCCGGGTCTGGTTGACCCAGCTGGCCGAGAACCGCGCCGCCGCGGTCGCCCTCGAGGGTGAGGAGGTGGTCGCCAGGTTCGAACGATACCTGGACATCTTCGCCTACACCCTCGAAGACGGGTACTTCAACAACTTCCGCATCGTACTGACGCGTCGCTGA
- a CDS encoding 3-oxoacyl-ACP synthase III family protein, whose amino-acid sequence MSGFKITGWGAAVPEQVVTSAELATRFGVDEDWVVSRCGIRERRVVEPGQTTASLAVTAGERALAVAGLTGADVAHLIVATATPEQPSPATSAFVHHGLGIAGSAHDVNAECSGFVYSMVSAAALMRIDPRPILVIGSDTHSLTVDPADRDLGILVGDGAAALVLEPTDRDWLQAWNLGADGSCTDSLKVLAGGSRMPTTGATVAAGLHFAKINGNEIYLNAVRFSVRSVRATLEQAKVQPEQVAHIVPHQANIRIVNSMLSHTGLDPQRLVSNLDRYGNTASASIPLALSEALDAGRIRDGELVLLAGFGAGMTWGSVLLEWGGTTR is encoded by the coding sequence GTGAGCGGGTTCAAGATCACCGGTTGGGGCGCAGCCGTCCCGGAACAGGTCGTGACCAGTGCAGAGCTGGCGACGCGGTTCGGGGTCGACGAGGATTGGGTGGTCAGCCGGTGTGGAATTCGGGAACGGCGGGTCGTCGAGCCGGGGCAGACTACCGCCTCACTAGCGGTCACCGCGGGCGAGCGAGCGCTGGCGGTGGCGGGCCTGACCGGTGCCGATGTGGCGCACCTGATCGTCGCTACCGCCACCCCGGAGCAGCCTTCCCCGGCGACCTCGGCCTTCGTACACCACGGGCTCGGCATCGCCGGCAGCGCCCATGATGTCAACGCCGAGTGCTCCGGCTTCGTCTACAGCATGGTGAGCGCGGCAGCCTTGATGCGCATCGATCCACGCCCGATCCTGGTGATCGGATCCGACACCCATTCCCTGACCGTCGACCCCGCCGACCGGGATCTCGGCATCCTGGTCGGCGACGGGGCGGCGGCGTTGGTCCTGGAGCCGACCGACCGAGACTGGTTGCAGGCCTGGAATCTCGGCGCCGACGGGTCGTGCACCGACAGCCTGAAGGTGCTCGCCGGTGGGAGCCGGATGCCTACCACCGGCGCGACCGTGGCAGCAGGGTTGCACTTTGCAAAGATCAACGGAAACGAGATCTACCTCAACGCGGTGCGATTCTCGGTCCGGTCGGTGCGGGCAACGTTGGAGCAGGCGAAGGTCCAGCCTGAGCAAGTCGCGCATATCGTTCCACATCAGGCAAATATTCGCATCGTCAATTCGATGCTCAGTCATACCGGGCTGGATCCACAACGGTTGGTCAGCAATCTGGACCGCTACGGCAACACGGCGTCCGCGTCGATCCCGCTGGCGCTCTCCGAGGCGCTGGACGCGGGCCGTATCCGGGACGGCGAGCTGGTCTTGCTGGCCGGCTTCGGCGCCGGCATGACCTGGGGTTCGGTCCTGCTGGAGTGGGGAGGTACGACGAGATGA
- a CDS encoding 3-oxoacyl-ACP reductase family protein, whose amino-acid sequence MSRSGTVGAARPESPVALVTGASGGLGQALAQELDALGCRVAVHYHRSPEPARAVAEKLHNDSVVVGGDVSDWAAVSAMYDTIGERLGPVDVLVNNGAIRRDSLLAMQAPADWRAVIETNLIGSFHTIRVAVPHMLRRRWGRVINVVSPSGLIATAGQTAYSASKAGVIGLTRSLAAECGRRGVTVNALSPGFMETGMTKGLSESVTEAIRNKCPVPRFGTPEEVAQSVGLLLDAGYMTGQVLSIDGGVSIT is encoded by the coding sequence ATGAGCCGAAGTGGCACCGTCGGTGCGGCTCGACCGGAGAGTCCAGTAGCCCTGGTCACGGGAGCCTCCGGGGGCCTGGGTCAGGCGCTGGCGCAGGAGCTCGACGCGTTGGGTTGCCGGGTGGCCGTGCATTACCACCGGTCACCCGAGCCGGCTCGGGCGGTCGCCGAGAAACTCCACAACGACTCCGTCGTGGTGGGCGGCGACGTCTCCGACTGGGCAGCGGTCTCCGCGATGTACGACACGATCGGGGAACGCTTGGGGCCGGTCGATGTGCTCGTCAACAACGGCGCCATCCGTCGGGATTCGTTGCTGGCGATGCAGGCGCCGGCGGACTGGCGGGCGGTGATCGAGACGAACCTGATCGGCTCGTTTCATACCATCCGGGTCGCCGTACCGCACATGCTCCGGCGACGATGGGGTCGAGTGATCAACGTCGTTTCACCGTCGGGGTTGATCGCCACCGCCGGACAGACCGCCTACTCCGCCTCGAAGGCCGGGGTCATCGGCTTGACTCGGTCGTTGGCCGCGGAGTGTGGACGACGAGGGGTCACGGTGAACGCGTTGTCCCCCGGTTTCATGGAGACGGGTATGACGAAGGGCCTTTCGGAGTCGGTCACCGAAGCGATTCGCAACAAATGCCCGGTGCCTCGGTTCGGTACGCCGGAGGAGGTCGCCCAGAGCGTTGGACTCCTACTGGATGCCGGCTACATGACCGGGCAGGTCCTCAGTATCGATGGTGGCGTGTCGATTACCTGA